A genomic region of Stenotrophomonas sp. NA06056 contains the following coding sequences:
- a CDS encoding energy transducer TonB → MDAAPAVLAPPPREAQRLGATIALSVLVHALLILGVGFAVKGDAPLVPTLEVIFSQTRTALTPKQADFLAAASQEGGGEHDRAQRPRDNQAGIVPQAQSGISPVPQQQQSAAPVPPPQARVVSSRNGQDTVALAQSRPTPLQPTPDAPLTAREQRDAEMARLAAEVHLRSAQYAKRPNRKFVSASTREYAYANYLRAWVDRAEQVGNLNYPDEARQRRLGGQVVISVGVRRDGSVESSRILRSSGTPLLDEAALRVIQLAQPFPPLPNSDDQIDILQVTRTWVFLPGGELRDDR, encoded by the coding sequence ATGGATGCCGCACCCGCCGTCCTTGCCCCGCCGCCGCGCGAAGCGCAGCGGCTGGGAGCCACCATCGCCCTGTCGGTGCTGGTGCATGCCCTGCTGATCCTCGGGGTCGGCTTTGCCGTGAAAGGCGACGCGCCACTGGTGCCGACCCTGGAAGTGATCTTCAGCCAGACCCGCACCGCGCTGACCCCGAAGCAGGCGGATTTCCTGGCCGCCGCCAGCCAGGAGGGTGGTGGCGAGCATGATCGTGCGCAGCGTCCGCGCGACAACCAGGCGGGCATCGTGCCGCAGGCCCAGTCCGGCATCAGCCCGGTACCCCAGCAGCAACAATCGGCAGCACCGGTGCCGCCGCCGCAGGCGCGCGTGGTCAGCAGCCGCAATGGCCAGGACACGGTGGCCCTGGCGCAGTCGCGCCCGACCCCGTTGCAGCCCACGCCGGACGCCCCCCTGACCGCACGCGAACAGCGCGATGCCGAGATGGCGCGGCTGGCCGCGGAGGTACACCTGCGTTCGGCGCAGTACGCCAAGCGCCCGAACCGGAAATTCGTTTCGGCCAGTACGCGCGAATACGCCTACGCCAATTACCTGCGTGCATGGGTGGACCGCGCAGAGCAGGTCGGCAACCTGAACTACCCCGACGAAGCGCGGCAGCGCCGGCTGGGTGGGCAGGTGGTGATCAGCGTAGGCGTGCGCCGCGATGGCAGCGTGGAAAGCAGCCGCATCCTGCGCTCCAGTGGTACGCCCCTGCTGGATGAGGCGGCGCTGCGGGTGATCCAGCTGGCGCAGCCGTTCCCACCGTTGCCCAACAGCGATGATCAGATCGACATCCTGCAGGTCACGCGCACGTGGGTGTTCCTGCCGGGTGGCGAACTGCGCGACGACCGGTAA